The following are from one region of the Methanophagales archaeon genome:
- the purQ gene encoding phosphoribosylformylglycinamidine synthase subunit PurQ: MIRVCILQIEGTNCEFETCLAFARLGASAEIVHLNQLTGAVKERDRRFLADYDLLVIPGGFSAGDYVRAGAIFAARLRGSLGDEIEEFVTEGKPILGICNGFQVLVELGLLPGTDDGVRAVLTTNSSAHFECRPTLIKHENRGKCIFTRGIEHGSILKMPCAHAEGRFFIANERYVQRMEDNDQIVFRYVDPDGNYASYPWNPNGSIYNIAAICNQEGNILGLMPHPERAFYSWLDSEWWRREGEGKGRG, from the coding sequence ATGATAAGGGTATGTATACTCCAAATAGAAGGTACGAACTGTGAATTTGAGACTTGTCTCGCTTTCGCTCGACTGGGCGCTTCGGCTGAGATAGTGCATCTCAACCAATTGACAGGCGCAGTGAAAGAGCGGGACAGGAGGTTTCTTGCTGATTACGACCTGCTGGTGATTCCCGGAGGTTTCTCTGCGGGCGATTATGTACGCGCTGGTGCGATATTTGCAGCACGATTGAGAGGCAGTCTGGGCGATGAGATAGAGGAGTTTGTAACGGAGGGAAAACCTATATTGGGTATATGCAACGGATTCCAGGTACTTGTGGAACTCGGGCTGCTACCCGGTACTGACGATGGTGTGCGCGCAGTATTGACAACGAACAGTTCTGCACATTTTGAATGCCGCCCCACACTCATAAAGCATGAAAACCGTGGCAAATGCATCTTCACACGCGGTATAGAGCATGGCTCCATATTGAAGATGCCATGTGCACATGCCGAGGGTAGGTTCTTCATTGCGAATGAGAGATATGTGCAACGCATGGAGGATAACGACCAGATAGTATTCCGGTATGTGGACCCAGATGGCAATTATGCATCCTATCCCTGGAATCCTAACGGTTCTATTTACAATATCGCCGCGATCTGCAATCAAGAGGGGAACATACTGGGTTTAATGCCACATCCTGAGCGTGCTTTTTATTCATGGTTGGATTCTGAGTGGTGGAGAAGGGAGGGAGAGGGGAAGGGTCGGGGG
- a CDS encoding dCMP deaminase family protein, with protein MSTERIPWDDYWMSIVEDVAKRSTCLRRQIGALVVKNNIIISTGYNGAPKGFPHCLDVGCRRDKLKIASGERHEECIGVHAEQNALLQAGRDAECATLYVNSYPCKICAKLIINAGIKRVVMSGEYSDREGLEYLRRAGIELTFL; from the coding sequence ATGAGTACTGAGCGAATACCCTGGGACGATTATTGGATGAGCATTGTGGAGGACGTGGCGAAGCGTTCTACATGCTTAAGAAGGCAGATAGGCGCATTGGTGGTCAAGAACAATATTATAATATCCACGGGCTATAATGGTGCACCAAAGGGATTTCCTCATTGTCTTGACGTCGGGTGCCGACGCGATAAGTTGAAGATCGCATCGGGAGAGAGGCATGAGGAGTGCATAGGCGTTCATGCAGAGCAGAATGCGCTACTCCAGGCAGGCAGAGATGCAGAATGCGCTACTCTATATGTGAATTCATATCCCTGCAAGATCTGTGCCAAACTGATAATAAATGCGGGTATAAAGCGCGTGGTGATGTCAGGCGAATATAGTGATAGGGAAGGATTGGAGTATCTACGCCGTGCTGGTATAGAATTGACTTTTCTATAG
- a CDS encoding acylphosphatase, with the protein MDEGAQKVRAHVFIKGRVQGVLFRYATRDEANLRGVKGWVRNLSDGRVEAVFEGDKNKVDELIEFCHYGPPAAKVSSVEVRWEDYTGEFRDFRIRYR; encoded by the coding sequence ATGGATGAGGGCGCACAAAAAGTAAGGGCGCACGTATTCATAAAAGGGCGAGTGCAGGGTGTACTATTCCGATACGCAACGAGAGATGAAGCGAACTTGAGGGGGGTTAAGGGCTGGGTGAGGAATCTTAGCGATGGCAGGGTTGAAGCGGTCTTCGAGGGAGATAAGAACAAGGTGGATGAATTGATTGAGTTTTGCCATTATGGCCCGCCAGCGGCGAAGGTATCATCTGTGGAAGTGAGATGGGAGGACTACACAGGCGAGTTTCGGGATTTCCGTATTCGGTATCGGTAA
- a CDS encoding molybdenum cofactor biosynthesis protein MoaE, producing the protein MITESDITITIEEFVEEVRRERSGDIGAIVTFLGVVRGGAGIKGMEVEVRDEDELERLKRDVLARFEIEAVKVVHRKGRLRVGEGIVLVLVASKHRKDAFRACEYMVDKLKVGTYIKEREIS; encoded by the coding sequence GTGATAACAGAGTCGGACATAACAATAACAATTGAAGAGTTCGTAGAAGAAGTAAGAAGGGAGAGAAGTGGGGATATAGGGGCTATTGTCACCTTCCTGGGCGTGGTCCGTGGTGGAGCGGGGATAAAGGGCATGGAAGTAGAAGTGAGGGACGAGGACGAGCTGGAGAGATTGAAACGGGATGTTCTGGCGAGGTTCGAGATTGAAGCAGTGAAGGTTGTACATCGCAAGGGGCGTTTGAGAGTGGGTGAAGGTATCGTTCTCGTTCTCGTAGCTTCGAAGCACCGTAAGGATGCATTCAGAGCCTGTGAATACATGGTAGATAAGTTGAAGGTGGGGACATACATAAAAGAGAGGGAGATATCGTGA